The Chordicoccus furentiruminis DNA window TTTCTGTCTCTCTGTCAACATACTCTCGTCCATATCCCATTACTCCCAATAATTCATCAATCTCGCCTTCCAGCCGGATAAGACTCCGGGCGAGCTGGTCTTTGCCGTTTTCTGTTGCCCGATCCGTTTTCTTTTTCGCTTAAGACCACACTATAGTAGGGAGTGTGGAATGTGGTGGTCTTGATCATATTTTTCCAAAGTATAAGTTGCTATGTGCATAGATCAGAGGTAATACACGTATGGCTTATGCGGGCATTCAAAGGAGGTTATATATGCCCGTAAACTACAATCAGCTCGGCGATCGCATAAAGCACTTCCGAGAAGAAAAGAGCTTTACTCAAGAACTACTCTCTGAGAAGCTTAGTCTTGCCCGCGAAAATATCAATCGATACGAAAACGGGAGCAAGCATCCCAGTCTCGACACTGTGGTGGACATCGCTAATGCCCTCGGCATTTCGGTTGATGATCTACTCGTCGACAGCCTTGAACATCCGATCTCCACAGCGGACTCGGAGATTCATCGACTGCTCCTTGATTGCAACAAGATTGAGGAGCAGGTACTGACAAAGACCGTAGCGGAATTAAAGAAAATCCTGTACGGTCTCGGAATTTAGCAAATAAAAAACTGCCCGTGTAAGTCGGCAGCGGCACCCGTTTTCACAGCTGGGTGCTGTCTGTCTCACACAGGCAGTTTATTTGTTTTCAGTTTTATTGTGCGATCCGATCGTTGTAGAAATCGTCCAGGAACTGGCAGAATCCTACTTCCATGCTCTGAACATAACATTTCCCTGAGAAGCCGTCCAGCACCATCTTCACCGCATCCATCAGTTTCTCCGTTTTCGGGTCATCACTGGGTCTAAGACCGTCCTCGGCCCAGGCAGTAGCCCTGTCAAGGAGATCGGCAAGCGCAGCGCCATCAATTGTGCCGGTACCGACTACTCTGCCCAGTTCCTTCTTCACTTCTCCCGTACTGCTCAGGTATCTGGTGAGGATCAATGCGATCGCCGTATCATAGGCGTTGAAATCGTACTTGTTGGTCATATGTGCCCGAACCCCTTTCCTGTTTTTCAAGACCAGAGAATAAATGAAGATGCTGCACATTGCAATAGGGAAAGAAGAAAGATACTGTATAGTTAGACTTTACCAGTACCAGGTTCTGCAACTCTTTTCTCCTAATATTGTGCTGTTTTTAGGAGCATCTTTCCATTAGGAGAAAACCTTGGCATAAGCAAAAAAGAGCCCGCCGGATCACTTTCGCAGCAATCTCAGCGGGCATTCGCATTAACACTCGACCTGTACATCATCATCGCTTACCAGCTCCCGACTCACCTCCCGGTTGAACCTGCCTTCATCCATGGTCTCCCATCCGAGAGCTTTCACGATTTCAGCAATCAGGCTCTCCTCGCTGATCAACCTGCAGCGGCAGCCATTCCCTTTCTGACCCTTCTGCCGTTCCCGGCAGTTCCAGGCTTTGTAGTAGACGCCACCCTTCGTCTTCAAGGTCCTGCGTACAAAAGGAGCACCACATTCTCCACAGAATACTTTTCCGTAGAGGAAGTGGTGCTCACCGGCTCCGATGATTCCATTTTTCAGATTGTCCTTAAAGCCTTTCTTGATCGCCTGCGCCTGATCCCACAACTCCCTGCTGACGATGCCTTCATGATCATCGGTCAGGTAGTAATCCTTGTAGTCGTGGCGCTTCATCGGCTGGTGTGTCAGGTAATCTGTCGGCGGCTGCTTCATGAGGTGTTTATCGCCGACGTAGGTCTCATTGCTCAGAATGTAGCGAACTGCCTCAACAGTGAACTTCCCACCGCGTAGGGTCTTCGCTCCTTTCTCAGACAATGCTCTGCAGATGCCGGAATAGCTCTCCCCGGCAACATACCGTTCAAAGATCTCCCGGATGATCCAGGCGTCCTGGTTCGGCACCAGCTTTCCATCTACACCGTCATACCCGAGAATCCGGTTGCTGCCGATGTTATAGTCTCCGTTTGCAAACCTCTGCTGATAAGCCCAGCGCCGGTTCAGGCCGATGGAGTTGCTTTCATCCTGGGAGATTGCTCCCAGCAGTGCAAGCTGGAAATTGCTGGTCGGGTCATCCGTGCGGATGTTCTCCTTTTCAAAGATGACCGTCACATTGTTTGCTTTCAGGCGGTCAACGTATTCCTGGCAGTTGCCGACATTTCGGGAGAACCTGGGGATGTCATTAAATAGTTATGGCAAACAGTAAGCCATGCATTGAATGACGACGACAACCCGGCGGGCGCTGACGGCGTTCTGACCCTGAAAGGCAATCAAGGCATAGGAAAGACAAGTTTCTTTGCGGTTATTGCCCTGAAAGCAGATTGGTTTTCCGAGGGTGTAAGCATCAATACCGATAACAAAGATACCATCATACAGGCAACGGGCAGTCTGATTGCAGAATTGGGCGAACTGGACAGCATATTGAAGCGGGAGCAATCCGCGCAGAAAGCGTTCCTGACTGCCGCCCGTGATATGTACCAACTGCCTTATGCCCGCGCAGCCGTGCGCAGACCGCGCCGGACAAGTTTTTGCGCGACAGTAAACCCGGAAGAATTCTTGAATGACGAAACAGGCAGCTGCCGTTTTTGGACGGTTCACGTTGGAAATATCGACGTTGAACGCCTGAACAGCCTTTCCAACAATAATGCGTTCCTGCTGCTTGCCCGCGACGACAGCGGGCGAATTACGGCGGTTTACCTGATCACCCCGCAAAGCGTCGAGTTCGTCCCCGGTACAGACGGCGCGTTATACCTTGACTGCCTGTTCCCGGACGGCAGACAGGTTTTATTCCCCTATGCCGATATAGTCCACTTGCGGCGGCATTTCCTGACTAACGATCTGTTAGGCGACGGGAACGCGCCGTTGTTCCCCCCTGCTTGACACGGCGGAAACGCTGACACAGGGCATTGCAGCAAGCGTAAAAAACGGAACAAGCATTCGCGGCGTTCTGAAATTTACGTCGCTTGTCAATCCGGCGCAGGTGAAAATGGAAAAGGAAAAGCTGCATTGCGGACGCAATCGGCGCGGCTATTGTTTCCGGCACGGGCAACGGACAGCCCACGGGCATTCTGTCCGGCATTACGTGGAACAACAAAAACCGCATTCAGACAACGGAACTGACCGCCGACAACCTGCTTGCAGCCGTCGCCCTGCTGCCTGCCGGATATGCGGGCGGGGCAAAGTTCGCAATGTCCACGGCAACCCTGTTCGGCAGCGTGTACCCGCTCAAAGACGGCGAAAACCGTTATTTCTTCACTGACCCGGAGCGCGGCGGCGTTCGTCGTCTGTTCGGTTTTGAAATCGTACTTGACGACAATATCCCCGCCGGAACAATCCTTTTCGGGAATTTTCGCTATTACGGCGTGAACATCCCGCAGGGCGTGGCAATCGAGGTTTCCCGCGAAAGCGGCTTTACAAGCGGCCTGATTGATTACCGGGCGTTGTGCATCGCGGACGGCAAGCCCATTGTTCCGGGCGAGTTCGTCAAAGTAGAGGTACAGGCGGCGTAATGCCGCCTTGCCCGGAAAGGACGGCAAAGCAAAATGATTTTCACGATTGAAGAAGCCCGCGACATTTTACGGATAGACGCCAGCGACAACGACGCAATGATTTTTGCTTTGCTGTCCGCTGTCCCGCCCTATCTTGAAGCGACAACGGGTTACACGGCAGTAAACGAGGAATATTCCCCCTTAGCGCAGGCGGCGGGGCGGTTCCTGCTTCAATTATGGTATTACGGCGATAATGCCGAAACGGACAAGCTGCAAAGGGTTATCGACAGCCTTTTGAAAGCGTTGTCGGCGGAACGGGCGCAGGCATGACGCGGGCGCAGTTCTACCACGGGAAAGCATGGCGGCGACTGTCCAAAGCGTTCCTTATGTCAAAACATTACATTTGTGAACGTTGCGGACAGCCTGCCGAAATCGCCCATCATAAAATATACCTGACCGCTGAAAACGTGCTTGACCCGGAAATATCACTAAATCCCGGCAACCTTGAAGCCCTTTGCATGAACTGTCACAACGCGGAGCATTTCGGACAGGGCGGCGCAACGGCGGGGCTTGCCTTTGATGAAACCGGAAACATTATTCAGAAAGGAAATAGAAAGCAATGAAACAGTCTTTGAAAGAAGCATATCACGCAGAACGTGAACGCGCTATTGTCACCCTTTACAATACCGTGCGCAGGTTCCGCGAACAGTTGGATTTAGAGGCGGAACGGGAATGCTGCCTTGACTCAGAAAGCGCCGCATTTACACAGGCATATATTCCCGCGCAGCTTGCGTTATTGCAGCTTATGAAAGAAGGAAACCGCGACTATTGCAACGGTATGGGCGTATTTCCGGCAGCTTTCCGGGAATGAGATTTACAGAGTGACCACACAGTCCACGGAAGAAGTTATGTTTGTTATCAATTACCGCACGGACATAACGACCGAAAACGTGATACTGTATAAAGGCGTAAAGTATAATATCGTCCGCGTGGACGTTTTCGAGGGCTACAAAAGCGATCTGACCTTATATTGCAAATGGCAGGCTTAAACGCCCGCCGCTTTCTGAATTTCTGCTATTATTATGTCCTGTTCTGCTTTGTCAACCCCGTCAGCGTCCAACGCTTCACGGGTTCCGCATTCCGGTCAGATTTCCGTTTTGTTGTCTGCCCGCGACATTGCCGGATAACCTGTATATGTCTTTCCGCATTTCGGACAGACAGCGGTTTTTTCATGCCTGTTCTGTTCGTCCTGTTCCATTGCGGCCGTCGCTGTCGGCACAATTTCGGCAGCATCCGCGCAGCGGGCGGAAACATTCGAGTTTTCAGGGATGGTAACGGTATAACCGTTTTCGTCCGGCGTTGCAATCACATGAAAAGGTTTCGACATAATGACACCGCCTTTTATCTATCAATCAACTGTTTTAAGAATGCCTGTGCTTCATAGTGATTGATTGACGAACCATTAACCTGTTCAAGAATTGAAACAAGCGCTTTTCCGTTAAATTGTGCAACACCCCTTGAATTTCTTCCTGCCCAATGCTGTTGTAGGTTTGTAGCACCTATCAATCTATCATCGAACGCAGAAACCAAACGGGCGACAATATTCTTGTTTTCGTCTATTCCAAGCAAGTAAATCATGTAAACCGATTTTTGTGTGGACAAGAATTCAAGCAGCTTGTCAATGTTGTAAGCTTTGGGGTTCCCGTCTAAAAACAGAACCTTTGTCTTTATGTCCGTTTCAGTAATATAGGACGGATATGTTTTTGAATAATCCCCAAGTTTATCTTCCGTCTTGAAAATTGGCAACGGTGAACTAGAATGCAGGGCGTTAATGATTTTGTCCTTCAAAGTAGACCCATCATCCGTAATGAGATATTCAATAACCCGACCGCGCATATTGACATTATCAATGAATGCGGCAATAGCAATTTCGCCTTGAACCCGTGATACTCTACTATCAAGGTCATTATTCAAATCAACATATTCCGGAGACTGCAAAAAGCGTTCTGCCCTATCCACTGATAAAAGGATATTGCGTTCTTCCATAGAAGAAACAGGAAATTTCAAATTGCGGCCTACTATGTCGTTTGTGCTTTCAACTAAACGTTCAAGATTATCTTGAAATGACAGTCCGGCATGATATGCAAATAACCTTTGAAAGTTATCCGGCGCATTATCAATAGAGTCATATTCAAGCATAATATCGCTACCGTTGAAACTTCCACGTATATTGTCGATTCTTAATTCCTGTGAAGAATGGCTAATCTTCTTCAAAAAAGTGGAGTTGGCCAACATCAAATAGTTGGTATCAGGCGTTACAACGCAAACTATAAACGGTTCACCATCGTATTTCTGTAATGCTGACAACGATAATACAGTATTACTCATTCGTTTGCTTTTTGCTTTGCTGAACCTTATAGCAAAATCAGGAGAATAGAACACCTTTCTATCCTGAACAAGATTGAATTCTTTCTTGACCATGGATGAAAGCTTTTCTTTGTCGCCAATGCCGTCAAAGTGTTGTATATAGGCAACAAGTCTGTTAATAGCGTCACGATTATACATTTTCGCTCCAATCTTGCAACGTCAATTGTGCATTGTTTGATTTTTTCTGCAATGCGGCGGTATTTCGTTCCCAAAAGACCCCATCGGCATAACCTTGAATTGTGCGGTCTGTTTCTGCCATTTCAAGTCTTTTTTCTGCCCACACGCAGTATTGTTCGTTTATTTCTATTCCGGAAAAATGTCGGTTTAATTTCTTTGCAGTTACAGACGTTGACCCCGAACCTAAAAACGGGTCAAACACTATGTTACCGGGATTAGAACTTGCAAGTATCAGCTTTGCAAGCAACTTTTCTGATTTTTGCGTAGGGTGTGCAGTGTTCTCGGGCATTGACCAATACGGAATAGAAATGTCATCCCAAAAATTTGACGGGTATGTATTTCTGAAATTTCCGGCTGCCGTTTCTTCCCAGTCTTTAGGCTTCCCGTCAACTTTATACGGAGCTATTACCTTACGGCGTATCTTCACATCTTCCACATTAAAGGTATATGATTTTGAGTTTGTAGCAAACCATATATCTTCCATTCCGTTTTTCCAATTACTTAAAGCACCGCGTCCTTTTTCCCTTTGCCATGTAATGCGGTTCTGAATGTTGAAATGCCTTTTTAACACTGTTCCGACAGCGGAACTTGACTGCCAATCACAGCACACATATATTGTTGCATTCGGCTTGAGGAGAGGTATTATTTTTTCAACCCAACTTTCAGTATATTCGATGTATAATTCATCCGTTGTTTTCTTGAACTTCTTGCCGTTGAAATTCTTGTCAAGATTATACGGCGGGTCTGCAACCAGCAAGTCAACAAATCCTGTAGGAAGATACGGCATGACTTCAAAGCAATCGCCTAAAATAGTTCTATCAAGAATGTCGGATAATTCGACTTTTTTATTTACTGAAATGCATCTTTCAAGGTACTGCTGACCTTCTTCAACGGAAATATCTATGGTTTTATTCCGTCCTGCTTTTTCCATTGGCATAGTGGTAGCTCCTCTTTTTCATATAATGTAAGCGTATTGTTCACTGGACATAATTACACATATTGCATTATACTATAAACCCGCTGCTTTCTTAATAGACAATCTGTGAATTTCTTCTTTTATCTTTTAGTATAGCTGTCTAAAAAACGGGGCAACTAAAATCTCTTGCGTCCTTGACAAGGGGTACAATTCATTACAATCTCATCCCGGAACTGTGTACTTTACTTAACATCCAGATCCATGATCTTTTCCATATGCAGGCGCAAACTGCCCTCAGCGATCTGGAGGATCGGGTCGTTAACAATCTCCGGAATCTTTCTCCCACAAGCCGAAAAGTCGTAGACAAAATGATCAGCACCATGGTCGATGAAGAGCTGATGGCAAAGGATCAGATGATGAAGGAGACGTTCGAGCTGTTCCTTGTGCGCCCCGGCACCCTGGCTGCTGGCACAGGAGACTACGTCCCGGAAGAGCCTCCGACCTACACGTTTCTTCGGAAGAATGATGTCAACAAGTACGCCGATGGCATTGCGCGGGTCAATGGGCACAGCATGGAGCCGGTTTATCTTGATGGCGATGATGTCTACTACAAAGAAGCCTCCGCCGCTTCACCTGGAGAAGATGTTATCGTGGATACCGATGACGGCGCTGTCATCAAGCGCGTGGACGATGACTATACCCTCTACTCTGTCAATCCCGATCCCCGGTATGCCTATCCTGAGAAGAACGAGCATAATACACTCGTCATTCGTGGCATTGTCCTGGGCACCGTACACTCCTCTGACCGCGCAAGTAAAGAGGATCGCGGCATCCTGGAAGACCTGTTTGTCGATGAGATCCGGGAGTTCAATGAAGAGCACAACCTTGATGGATGGGAATAGAAAGGGCAAAAGGACAAAGAAAGTCAAATTTCAAAAAGGGCAAAAAATAAGGGGATGGCCGCTGTTGACCATCCCCGTTTCTTTATATACTAACCCATGTCATTCTACCCACTTGCCTAAAAAAAAGCCTTACGGCTTGTAAAACCTCTGGAACAGCGGCAGTAAATATGATGCGCCGAACACACCGAGTTTTTTCGGCCCTGTTACAGTTCCATCTTTCTCTATCACTTCTAGGTATTTCTGGAATCCAAGCTCGACCGAACTCCGGCTTATGCTCTTTTCCCGTTTCTCGCCGTCCTTTACAATCCACAGCTCGTTACCATAGCCAGGGATAGAATACCCGTCATAATGTCGACCGCCTGAACCACCCTTACGACTGACCTGATAAGTGTATTCCACACCGGGGCTTGTGCCTCGTCCAGATGTGGTAAATGGATAGCCGGAGAAGATGCACACACACTGCCAGAGCGCAGCCGTGATCTTCTCTATGCTGCCTGTGTCTACCACCACCTTCATCTTCTTCGTCGCTCTGTACCTCCTGTGCCGATCTGCAATGCTGGTCGTCTGCAGCAGGTTGTATGCAAGATTCTCATATGGAAGATAGCCATAGACGGCGGCGGGTTTAAGGCGGAGCGCTGCTCTAATCTCCTCTATGGTCTTCCCCTCGCTTTTCATACGCTGCACAATTGTGGCAGTCGGGGATGAGAAATAATCTGCAGTGATCAGCAGTTTCCTTGTCCTGATTACCATTGTACCGAGCTGCTCTGCGACAGAACGAAGGGACGGTAGTTCAGAACTACGGCTGGAGTTGAACGAACGGAGCTTTTGCCGCTTTCACAGCTCGGGCGATGAGTTCCTCCATCGAGCCTTCGGGGTCAGTTATCTTCTTGTGACTCATAAAACTCGTTCCTTTCTACTTCAGGTTATCAACCCGTGTTCTCCTACACATGTTATTCTATACAGTTACTTGGAAAAGAAAGCCGGATCAGACCGGCTTCTTCACTACTTCAACAGTTAATTCTTGTATACTCGGCTCAGTATACTCTGCGCACATGATACTGCATTTCAACGTGTATGTCCCGACTTCATTCCCGACGACAAAAAACTCTATACACCTCTTAGCGCTATAGTGTCGTATCTCGTCAATAGTTATTTCAGCTTTATTCTCTGAAATATCCCAGCCATTTATACCCTGTAAGCTGATCAGTCGCTCAGGAAATTCTTCTCCTGCTTCGCGCGCACGAAGTCCTTCTAGATATATTTCTTTGCCTCTGATCTCATGTTTGGGCAACTGGAGTTCAGTGAGCATCGGTAAATCTAATGTTTCATAGATGCTTAAGCCCTCTGGAACTTCAATGTCTATTGTTATATCGGTTGCCCTACTGGTCCCATTATTACGAATAATCAGATCAAGCCAAGAAAAACCAGCCATTATCTTAGCTCTTGTCTGAAGATCTTCTGATAGTTCCTCTATCTCCGATTCGGAAGGCAGGTTGCGATTATAACGGGTTAATGTAGACACTGAGACGTTTAATCGTTCGGCATCTTCTTTCCCAAGTTTTCTGTACCAATTCTTAAGATCCGGAGTTTGCTCAGGATCTGTAGCATTGATAACTACAGGTGACAGTGTTTCGATAACAAGCTTCGGTTCTCGCTTATCTCCTGTCTTCTCTCGCAATGACGCGTTTTCCTCTTCCAAAGCACGAACCTTTTCAGTTAACTCAAGGAACTCAGCATGACTCTTCTCAATACTAAACTCAGAAGCTCGTACCCAACCAAAACGGGGTTTCCTGGCCATTTGCCGTGTCAGCGCTGCGATGACCTTTCCAGCCAACTCATCCGGATTACTCCACCAATCAACAGTTCTGTGATCGCATACTTCTGTCCTAAAATCTTTGAGCTTCTTAATACGGTCTTTTTCAGTTTCCTGGAATGTGGGTTTGACAGGAGCTTCATCCTTCATAAGAAAGGCAAGAACTGGTATACCTTGACTGACTGCATATCTGAATTCCTTCTGTGTATAGCTGATCCCTTCGCCTGGAACCTCCGAGCCGAAGCACTTACCAAATAATCAGAACATAGTAATCAGATTCATCAATATCCTTTTTGATTATTTGCCATTGATCTTCATCAGCCGCACCAAGCATTTCCATACCCACGAGGAAATGATAAATTGAAAGGATGGCATCGCGCACTTTAAGACGAGCCGTCTTCAAGTCCCTAAATGTTGAAGAGATAAAAACTTGGTACTTCTTCTCCATTGCTTGATGCGCCTCCTTTCTCGGGAGTGGATAATGATTTGCCTGTTGACAACCTGGACCCCTACGCACTTACAAACCCCATCTCGCTTCGTTAGCCTTCCCGGCGTTTCTCAGGGCGTTGGCTTCTGAAATAATTCAGGTGGGCGAGCATTTTAAGGGAGGCTCAGAACAATTTCTTATTTTGAGTTGGATGCGTGAACTGCAAAGTCATGTTCTCCGGCAAACTCCTGCGCTAATTGTTCCCATTCCTTTGCTTCATTCCGCGCTTTTTCCAATTCTCCTTGTAACTGTAGTAACTCTTCATCACGATCCTTACAACACGTACTGGTTTCGCGTACCTTTCGAAGTCCCCCATATCTATCATCAGGATACATATTGTGGAGCGGATCAAGCCAGATCACATAAAATGTGTTCTCTCTGAAAACGCCATGGATGCCACCTTTAGATTTACTGATTCGAATTTGGTACATATCTTTCAAGGCTACACCATCTGGAAGCGGAGAGGGGCATTTTTTTACATTCCTATGATCATGAACACGATACTTGCTGTATTTTCCACTTGTCAGTTCTACAACCGTGTGTGTAGAAACATCCTGCATCATATCCATGAGTTCTGCTGCCCAATTCTGACAGGTACCATCCAGATTAAAGTATTCCGTTTTATTATATGCCTCAAACGAGAACACCACAGTATCAGAGGCTTGAAAAGCTTTTCGAGCTGTTGGAATACTCGAACCTGTCTGTTTTCTCGGTCTCGGGATAACGCTAGCTGTTGTACACATATTACATCAAAGAACGATAGTACTCCTTCATATCATCTTCACTGATCACTCGCTCACAGTTTTGCCAAGGCTTCAAGTTCCCGCGTGCCTTGAGCCACGGCATTTCGGTATGATTAAGGCGTTCCAAGTCATCCCCGTCGAGATCACCGTATGAAGAATAAATCTGCCTTGCAAAGTCCAGGAATTCTTCAGGAATATCCTTTGTGTTCAACACACGGGGAATGTAGCTAAAGCCATATGGCTTATATTTTTGATAGAGATCCGGTTGGACTGCGCCGTGAACCCATGCTTCAAATGCTTCATTCACTAAATTCTCATCATAGAGCGCAAGATACCATGCTTTAGCATAATAGCAAAGCTTCTGTAGCTTTTTATGGGTCATGGACTCTATACTCAGGAAAGCATCTGCAAGGTCAAAGATATCCCCTCTCCGTTTAAAAAGCTCTGGCTGAGTAATGTTTGGTTTTTCTTCGTTATAACTGGGTTTGAAATCCCCATATCTTATATTACTCATTGTTCTCTATACCAGCCAATCCATCAGGAACGGTATCTTCATCAGATGTCAAAATGTTAAAGAGAGGTTCAGCGATTACACCACAATACACTTTGAAAAGTACTTCGTTGGTTGCCATCATTTGCTCTTGATCTTCAATAATTGACGTGATGGTCTCTTCATCCAAAGAGTAAATATCAGCATCCAAAGTGACTCTATAATATGCTTCCTTTTCAATCTCGCCTTGATCAACTGCGAACTTTAAGTTCAGGTTCTTCTTACCATCTGTAAGTTGAGAAGTTCTATTAATCGCCATGGTGCCATATCCCTCAATAGGCTCATGGCAACAATAATACCTCGGATCAAAGTACTCTTCGATATCCTCCATCCGTTTTACAAAGCAGTAATTAATCTTGCGGAGTCCGAACCGTTTTACTGTAAAGAAATCAATCTTCTCTTGGTAGATAGCAGCTATATGAGAAAATATTTCCGAGTACTCTTCAAAAGGAGAATATCCTGCTGTTGTTACGCTCAAAATGATACTTGTGTTAGAAAGCTTCAGCGTATAACCAGTTGTTTCTGCGGTGAAGCAATACTCTATCTGGCTTGTAGCTTCCTTTACCGATGTGCCCTCTATAATTGCCTGATTATTGATATTCTCGTTATAGCGATTAAATAACTTTCCCTTCAAATAAGGTTTCGCTTCAAGAACAACCTTTTCCATCTCTGCTTGAAGAACACCCTGGAAATCAAGGCGCATAATGATCTCATTCAGGAAGTTCTTCTTCAACTGTTTTCTCTCTATAGTTCTTTCCATTCTTTACGCCTCCTCCCCGTGTTTTTTTATTTCCAGGACATCATATACATCACAATCCAAAGCATTACAGATACGTGTCAGCACATCAACTGTGACAGACTCATTTTTGCCCATTTTTGTAATTGTGCCCTTTGACAAACCCGCAGCTTCTTTCAGCTCCATTTTATTCATATGATGATCAATAAGCGTTTTCCACAATGGATCATAAGAAACTGTTCTCATAAGCACCTCACTGCCAGTAGTATAAATCCCACATACATGTGCGTCAAGCCTATTTTTTTAGGACTTATCATAGGCAAGCTTATGCTACTCGATTCTAAAGCTCTCCGTCCATGTGATCGTGCCGTCTGTGTTGAAGCCGACTACAATCGCAGTCACATTATACCCCTCTGGAATCTCCCGCTCAAAGACGCGGTACTGGTCAATGCTTTCCAGCTCATTTTCTGCCCGTTCAGTGCCTGCCCTGAATCCTCGATTATAGAATCCGTACTGCACTCTTATTTCCGGCAGCTTCTCCGGCTCGTCCGTATGGATGTGATAGATGACTTCGGTGTTCTTATCTACCTCTGTGCCGATCAGCCAGAGGAGACGCTCTCCGTCCTGATAGACAAGCGTATCATATTCCTCATTCCAGGCTTTCAGTACCGTACTCTCCGGCAGTCCTTTGATTACCGGCTCCTCCCCGGCAACATATTCAATCTGCTCTCCGTTGATCCAGACTCCTGTTGGCATGACCGGGAAGCCCCGGAACTTGATCTGAACTTCAGCTTTTCCACTTACCTCGGCTTCCGCTCTGAAATTCTCACCATCAACGACTGTGATTGCCGGAGCACCACCAATAAAGATAGTATAGTCAGGTGTCGCCCCGGCATACAGGAAGCATTCACCGTCGATGATCGTCTTATCATCAACAGCCACAGTTGAAATGGAGAATTGGAATTGCTCCGTAATCCGCTTGGATATGTTGCTTTTTGCGCCAGGAACAGCGACCATAATACATCCGATCAGGCCTGCGATAAGCATTGCCCGTCCTGCCCACTTCCACACGTTGTTATCATCGGGCTTTTTTAGCCAATAAAATCATCGGATTAAATTAGCCACTGATCATCGGATTAAAAAAGCCATTGCCAGTCTTCCGGATTCTGACTAAGCTAGTGGATGACCAATGCACCAGCTGACAAAATCAATGA harbors:
- a CDS encoding TIGR04255 family protein, with translation MERTIERKQLKKNFLNEIIMRLDFQGVLQAEMEKVVLEAKPYLKGKLFNRYNENINNQAIIEGTSVKEATSQIEYCFTAETTGYTLKLSNTSIILSVTTAGYSPFEEYSEIFSHIAAIYQEKIDFFTVKRFGLRKINYCFVKRMEDIEEYFDPRYYCCHEPIEGYGTMAINRTSQLTDGKKNLNLKFAVDQGEIEKEAYYRVTLDADIYSLDEETITSIIEDQEQMMATNEVLFKVYCGVIAEPLFNILTSDEDTVPDGLAGIENNE
- a CDS encoding helix-turn-helix domain-containing protein, whose product is MELKEAAGLSKGTITKMGKNESVTVDVLTRICNALDCDVYDVLEIKKHGEEA